From Microcaecilia unicolor chromosome 11, aMicUni1.1, whole genome shotgun sequence, the proteins below share one genomic window:
- the LOC115480634 gene encoding zinc finger BED domain-containing protein 4-like — protein MPMNPIWNFFEKVAFPGKAKCNKCDRLFSLGSDKPKFQTVHGLKSHLAKCHKDVNDIYLKQVADKHNAVACKRIKVEVVAEPIVPAAFIQPTRSTTMGHQVPFADDSEAAKRIDKAIMDVIIVDMLPYSIVEGEAFRRLNFTDPAVPRRYKLKSEKYYRTSLMPATYNTIAEHVKKLLTEAKWVSFTTNVWSNPTRTCSLLSFMGHFLRGPTRSKLILSAMVLEEEHDGVYLASKLQEAVTLWGLQGKVHIGVCDNGANMISALRIAGIHDVGCVARTLQLVVHEALFTQASVEALIKKARTIVTHFQHSEQACQKFADCQKSCSVPLHKLLQDTKTCWNSTYIMLERMVEQRRAVNLFSVEHGGINALSSAEWELVERVVNVLQPFYAAMLEISADDACISVVIPLIAMLQGKMQSTSDDRGLLQMKAVLCDAMNRHFAYVKTAPHTIAATLLDPRFKDIYLTGPEVAAAKAEIIEFLRSINSIEEFSAVDLNIVKCEFSTDQQSESVSPLTWLWEAHDNLPIESVIAGNEWKPVYEQQLAAYLKEPCVPRSTNIFGYWHCSQFPSLEPAASKYLSAPPTSTASERLFSSAGQLYAERRSTLPDENVEKLLFLSYNIRLLEFNY, from the coding sequence ATGCCGATGAATCCGATTTGGAACTTCTTTGAAAAAGTTGCTTTTCCTGGAAAAGCCAAGTGTAACAAGTGCGACAGACTTTTCTCTCTGGGCAGTGACAAGCCTAAATTTCAAACTGTGCATGGACTGAAGAGTCACCTGGCAAAATGTCACAAGGATGTCAACGACATTTATCTGAAGCAAGTTGCTGATAAACACAATGCAGTGGCGTGCAAAAGAATCAAAGTCGAAGTTGTAGCTGAACCCATAGTGCCTGCTGCTTTCATCCAGCCGACTCGCTCAACTACGATGGGCCATCAAGTACCGTTCGCCGATGATAGCGAGGCAGCAAAACGTATCGACAAAGCAATTATGGATGTCATCATTGTTGATATGTTGCCGTACTCGATCGTTGAAGGTGAAGCTTTCAGGCGGCTGAACTTCACTGATCCTGCGGTTCCTCGGCGCTACAAACTAAAGTCTGAGAAGTATTACCGTACTTCGCTTATGCCTGCGACGTACAACACCATTGCTGAGCACGTGAAGAAACTGCTAACGGAGGCGAAATGGGTGTCATTCACTACCAACGTGTGGTCGAATCCAACAAGGACTTGCTCGCTGCTCAGCTTCATGGGACACTTTCTCCGTGGACCCACCAGGTCTAAACTGATCTTAAGTGCGATGGTGCTCGAGGAGGAGCACGATGGTGTCTACCTTGCTTCAAAGCTTCAAGAAGCTGTAACATTATGGGGACTACAAGGAAAGGTACACATCGGGGTCTGCGATAATGGTGCAAATATGATCAGCGCACTGCGCATTGCCGGGATCCATGATGTTGGCTGTGTGGCCCGCACACTGCAGTTGGTTGTTCATGAGGCACTGTTTACTCAGGCATCTGTGGAGGCTCTGATCAAGAAAGCCCGCACGATCGTTACCCATTTCCAGCACAGTGAGCAGGCATGCCAGAAGTTTGCCGATTGTCAAAAGTCTTGCAGTGTACCGCTACATAAGCTTCTGCAGGACACGAAGACGTGCTGGAACAGCACCTACATAATGTTGGAACGTATGGTCGAGCAGCGTAGGGCTGTCAATCTATTCAGCGTGGAACATGGCGGCATCAACGCCCTTTCTTCTGCAGAATGGGAACTTGTAGAGCGTGTGGTGAATGTTTTGCAGCCTTTTTATGCTGCGATGCTTGAAATCTCAGCCGATGACGCCTGCATCTCTGTTGTGATCCCGCTGATTGCGATGTTGCAGGGCAAGATGCAGAGTACTTCTGATGATCGAGGTCTGTTGCAGATGAAGGCTGTGCTGTGCGATGCCATGAATCGACACTTTGCCTATGTTAAAACCGCTCCTCATACCATTGCCGCTACACTCCTCGATCCTCGTTTCAAAGATATATACCTTACTGGGCCAGAGGTAGCAGCTGCTAAAGCAGAGATTATTGAATTTCTACGATCGATAAATTCAATTGAAGAATTTTCTGCAGTCGATTTGAATATTGTGAAGTGTGAGTTTTCGACTGACCAGCAGTCTGAGTCGGTATCACCATTGACGTGGCTGTGGGAGGCACATGACAACCTGCCAATTGAGTCTGTCATTGCTGGGAATGAATGGAAACCAGTGTACGAACAACAGCTTGCAGCTTATTTAAAGGAGCCATGTGTACCTCGTTCTACCAACATTTTTGGCTACTGGCATTGCAGCCAGTTTCCAAGCCTGGAACCAGCTGCCAGCAAGTACCTGTCTGCTCCACCAACTAGCACAGCAAGCGAGCGCTTGTTTAGTTCAGCAGGTCAGCTGTACGCAGAGCGGCGCAGCACTTTGCCTGATGAGAACGTAGAGAAACTATTGTTTTTGTCTTACAATATTCGCTTGCTTGAATTTAATTATTGA